A genomic stretch from Caulobacter sp. FWC2 includes:
- a CDS encoding DUF3089 domain-containing protein produces MGGSFKSFRLWIGAGLALFLALFLTAAFVFRYDILSNALDPKVPFLTYRPPPAPDYGQRSSWALLPGPARANQPVDVFFVHPTTFDGGRDWNGGIDQPKAQRFLSRVVIPNYAGPFDRVGRVFAPRYRQASLYTYLTLRDDARDARRFAYGDVKLAFRTYLSRYGEARPFIIVGVEQGGSLAVRLLREEIATDPDLKRRLVAAYLIETVAPADEYGPNAPIPACEHKGETGCVAAWASAQEGDFRAVQELTGRSLIWDATDQLVNLEHRTPLCFNPLLGGTSLERAPAKLNLGAANATGLDWGARPPFLQRQVSARCENGLLRTSKPKSSALRDSGSWADRRKVDAFNLFYADIEADALARSATMVGRPLTAVSTVPERR; encoded by the coding sequence ATGGGCGGTTCGTTCAAAAGCTTCAGGCTCTGGATCGGCGCGGGGCTGGCGCTGTTCCTGGCGCTGTTCCTGACGGCCGCCTTCGTCTTCCGCTATGATATCCTCAGCAACGCTTTGGACCCCAAGGTCCCGTTCCTGACCTACCGCCCGCCGCCGGCCCCGGACTATGGCCAGCGCTCGTCCTGGGCCTTGCTGCCGGGCCCCGCCCGGGCCAACCAGCCGGTCGACGTGTTCTTCGTCCACCCGACCACCTTCGACGGCGGTCGCGACTGGAACGGCGGCATCGACCAGCCGAAGGCCCAGCGGTTCCTGTCGCGGGTGGTGATCCCGAACTACGCCGGACCGTTCGACCGTGTGGGCCGGGTGTTCGCGCCGCGCTATCGCCAGGCCAGCCTCTATACCTACCTGACCCTGCGCGACGACGCCCGCGACGCGCGGCGCTTCGCCTATGGCGACGTCAAGCTGGCCTTCAGAACCTATCTGTCGCGCTACGGCGAGGCGCGGCCGTTCATCATCGTTGGGGTGGAGCAGGGCGGCTCCCTCGCCGTTCGCCTGCTCCGTGAGGAGATCGCCACCGATCCGGACCTGAAGCGCCGCCTTGTCGCCGCCTATCTGATCGAGACGGTGGCGCCGGCCGACGAATACGGACCGAATGCGCCGATCCCCGCCTGCGAGCACAAGGGCGAGACAGGCTGCGTGGCGGCCTGGGCCTCGGCTCAGGAGGGCGACTTCCGCGCCGTGCAGGAACTGACGGGCCGCTCGCTGATCTGGGACGCGACCGACCAACTGGTCAATCTCGAGCACCGTACGCCGCTGTGTTTCAACCCGCTGCTGGGCGGGACCAGCCTGGAGCGCGCGCCGGCCAAGCTGAACCTGGGCGCGGCCAACGCCACGGGTCTGGATTGGGGCGCGCGGCCGCCCTTCTTGCAAAGGCAGGTGTCGGCGCGCTGCGAGAACGGCCTGCTGCGGACCAGCAAACCCAAGTCCAGTGCGCTGCGCGACAGCGGCTCGTGGGCCGATCGGCGAAAGGTCGACGCCTTCAACCTGTTCTATGCCGATATCGAGGCCGACGCCCTGGCGCGGTCGGCGACTATGGTCGGCCGCCCGCTAACCGCCGTCTCCACGGTTCCGGAGCGCCGCTAG
- a CDS encoding M48 family metallopeptidase, whose product MAQFDPAAATAAYLAQLPPEAHVKAQHYTQGGHWLLLWGFIISVLAAWVIIRTGVLTKVGQGVERKKARPFLASFAVAAVFVAFSWLLELPWSVYSNWWRQKQYGLTSQAFGGWLTENLMGTAISIVFTAIFLALLYVLIRRARRLWWLWAGGLTAGFIVFGMLLAPIYIEPLFNKYTPAPPGAVRDEVVAMAKSVGIPSDKIFVYNGSKQSNAYTANVSGLGGSARVAMSDVMFKKGADIAEVRGVVGHEMGHYAHQHSLWITGIFAVLAVIAFFIVDRTFPWFAQALNAKGVTGIADPAGLPVLAVIMAVLGLVGGPITNTLIREVESDADRYSLVNFNEPDGLAKALVKTIEYRAATPSKLEEVLFYDHPAVSVRVRRAMYWKATHPKS is encoded by the coding sequence ATGGCTCAATTCGACCCGGCGGCCGCCACGGCCGCCTATCTGGCGCAGCTTCCGCCCGAAGCGCACGTCAAGGCGCAGCACTACACTCAAGGCGGCCACTGGCTGCTGCTGTGGGGCTTCATTATCTCGGTTTTGGCCGCCTGGGTCATCATCCGCACCGGCGTCCTGACCAAGGTCGGGCAGGGCGTCGAGCGCAAGAAGGCGCGGCCGTTCCTGGCCAGCTTCGCGGTCGCCGCCGTCTTCGTCGCCTTCAGCTGGCTGCTGGAACTGCCCTGGTCGGTCTATTCCAACTGGTGGCGGCAGAAGCAGTACGGCCTGACCAGCCAGGCCTTCGGCGGCTGGCTGACGGAAAACCTGATGGGCACGGCGATCTCGATCGTGTTCACCGCGATCTTCCTGGCGCTGCTTTACGTGCTGATCCGCCGCGCGCGCCGCCTGTGGTGGCTGTGGGCCGGCGGCCTGACGGCGGGCTTTATCGTGTTCGGTATGCTGCTGGCCCCGATCTATATCGAGCCGCTGTTCAACAAGTACACGCCCGCGCCGCCTGGAGCTGTCCGCGATGAGGTCGTGGCCATGGCCAAGTCGGTCGGCATCCCGAGCGACAAGATCTTCGTCTACAACGGCTCCAAGCAATCCAATGCCTATACCGCCAATGTCTCGGGCCTGGGCGGTTCGGCCCGGGTGGCGATGAGCGACGTGATGTTCAAGAAGGGTGCGGACATCGCCGAGGTGCGCGGTGTCGTCGGCCACGAGATGGGCCACTATGCCCACCAGCACAGCCTGTGGATCACCGGCATCTTCGCCGTACTGGCGGTCATCGCCTTCTTCATCGTCGACCGGACGTTCCCGTGGTTCGCACAGGCCTTGAACGCCAAGGGGGTGACCGGCATCGCCGATCCGGCTGGCCTTCCGGTCCTGGCGGTGATCATGGCCGTGCTGGGCCTGGTCGGGGGGCCGATCACCAATACCTTGATCCGCGAGGTCGAGAGCGATGCCGACCGCTACAGCCTGGTGAACTTCAACGAGCCCGACGGCCTGGCCAAGGCCCTGGTGAAGACCATCGAGTACCGTGCCGCCACGCCCTCGAAGCTGGAAGAGGTGCTGTTCTACGACCATCCGGCCGTCAGCGTCCGCGTCCGCCGCGCCATGTACTGGAAGGCGACGCATCCGAAGTCTTGA
- a CDS encoding DUF808 domain-containing protein, which yields MPSGLAALLDDVAAITKLAAASLDDVGAAAGKAGTKAVGVVVDDAAVTPGYAMGFTPDRELPIVWKIAVGSLRNKLLFLLPGALLLSAFAPWAVTPILMVGGAYLAFEATEKILEAFTAGAEGEAIEDLALSAPELEKQKVDGAIRTDLILSGEIMAIALAEVAHLSLVMQAAALAIVGVLLTIIVYGAVALIVKMDDMGLHLSRREAKGVQKFGRGLVKAMPVTMEALTVIGTAAMLWVGGGIIVHGLEKFHLTPIPHWVEGFSHWAHGVPGIGAVTGWLAFALGSAVVGLVIGGVLAGVMHLWHHRKGATIAH from the coding sequence ATGCCTTCCGGTCTCGCCGCGCTGCTGGATGACGTCGCGGCCATCACCAAGCTCGCCGCCGCCTCGCTGGACGATGTCGGGGCCGCCGCCGGGAAGGCGGGGACCAAGGCCGTGGGCGTGGTGGTCGACGACGCGGCCGTGACGCCGGGCTACGCCATGGGCTTCACACCCGACCGCGAGCTGCCGATCGTCTGGAAGATCGCCGTCGGTTCGTTGCGCAACAAGCTGCTGTTTCTACTGCCCGGCGCTCTGCTGCTGTCGGCCTTCGCGCCGTGGGCGGTGACGCCGATCCTGATGGTCGGCGGCGCCTATCTGGCCTTCGAGGCCACAGAGAAGATCCTGGAGGCGTTCACGGCAGGGGCGGAGGGCGAGGCGATAGAGGATCTAGCGCTCAGCGCGCCCGAGCTGGAGAAGCAGAAGGTCGACGGCGCGATCCGGACCGACCTGATCCTGTCCGGCGAGATCATGGCCATCGCCCTGGCTGAAGTCGCTCACCTGAGCCTCGTGATGCAGGCGGCGGCGTTGGCCATCGTCGGCGTACTGCTGACGATCATTGTCTATGGCGCGGTGGCGCTGATCGTGAAGATGGACGACATGGGTCTGCACCTGTCGCGCCGCGAGGCCAAGGGCGTGCAGAAGTTCGGCCGTGGCCTAGTCAAGGCCATGCCGGTGACCATGGAGGCCCTGACCGTCATCGGCACCGCGGCCATGCTGTGGGTCGGCGGCGGCATCATCGTGCACGGCCTTGAGAAGTTCCACCTGACGCCGATCCCGCACTGGGTCGAGGGCTTCTCGCACTGGGCGCATGGCGTCCCGGGCATCGGCGCCGTGACCGGCTGGCTGGCCTTCGCGCTGGGCTCGGCCGTGGTTGGTCTCGTGATCGGCGGCGTCCTGGCCGGCGTCATGCACCTCTGGCATCACCGCAAGGGCGCGACCATCGCGCACTAG
- a CDS encoding DUF6285 domain-containing protein, whose protein sequence is MISHPTAVELAQAVAAFDAETAIPGDARQAFLSRVADNARAALAREAELGATLEAEAVERLGALMADTGDFATLNAKLCEALRTGAIAPLDPALLAHLRATAIGQIAIDQPSYGGLAALRNRGDGG, encoded by the coding sequence ATGATCAGTCACCCGACCGCCGTCGAACTGGCCCAAGCCGTCGCCGCCTTCGACGCGGAGACCGCCATCCCCGGCGATGCGCGCCAGGCCTTCCTGTCCCGCGTCGCCGACAACGCCCGCGCCGCCCTGGCCCGCGAAGCCGAGCTCGGCGCGACCTTGGAGGCCGAGGCGGTCGAGCGGCTCGGGGCCTTGATGGCCGACACCGGCGACTTCGCCACGCTCAACGCCAAGCTCTGCGAGGCCTTGCGGACCGGCGCGATCGCCCCGCTCGATCCGGCGCTTTTGGCGCACCTGCGCGCCACGGCCATCGGCCAGATCGCCATCGACCAGCCAAGCTACGGCGGCCTAGCGGCGCTCCGGAACCGTGGAGACGGCGGTTAG
- a CDS encoding amino acid ABC transporter ATP-binding protein, which produces MSAIDARGLKKSFGDTPVLAGVDLTVDPGEVVAIIGPSGSGKSTLLRCLAGLELLNGGDLTIAGVTAGGKVPLAKVLNGRVGFVFQSFNLFPHKTALENVIEGPVVVRKEDPAKARARGLALLEKVGLGDRAEAYPAALSGGQQQRCAIARALAMDPEVILFDEPTSALDPELVGEVLAVIRDLAAEKRTMVIVTHQMDFARDVADRTIFMDGGVIVEQGPSRQLLASPREERTRKFLARSGVLQP; this is translated from the coding sequence ATGAGCGCGATCGACGCCAGGGGCCTGAAGAAGAGCTTCGGCGACACCCCCGTCCTGGCGGGCGTCGACCTGACCGTCGACCCTGGCGAGGTCGTGGCCATCATCGGCCCCAGCGGCTCGGGCAAGAGCACCCTGCTGCGCTGCCTGGCGGGCCTGGAGCTGCTGAACGGCGGCGACCTGACCATCGCGGGCGTCACGGCCGGCGGAAAGGTTCCGCTGGCCAAGGTCCTGAATGGCCGGGTCGGTTTCGTGTTCCAGAGCTTCAACCTGTTCCCGCACAAGACGGCGCTGGAGAACGTGATAGAGGGTCCGGTTGTCGTCCGCAAGGAAGATCCCGCCAAGGCCCGCGCGCGCGGCCTGGCCCTGCTGGAGAAGGTCGGCCTGGGCGACCGGGCCGAAGCCTACCCCGCCGCCCTCTCCGGCGGCCAGCAGCAGCGCTGCGCCATCGCACGGGCCCTGGCCATGGACCCCGAGGTCATCCTTTTCGACGAGCCGACCTCGGCCCTTGACCCCGAGCTGGTCGGCGAGGTGCTCGCCGTGATCCGCGACCTGGCGGCCGAAAAACGGACCATGGTCATCGTCACCCACCAGATGGACTTCGCCAGAGATGTCGCTGACCGGACGATTTTCATGGACGGCGGCGTCATCGTAGAGCAAGGACCCTCCCGTCAGTTGCTTGCCTCCCCGCGCGAAGAACGTACCCGCAAGTTCCTGGCCAGGTCGGGTGTCCTACAGCCATAA
- the tcyJ gene encoding cystine ABC transporter substrate-binding protein, which yields MRFPARRAVLSGLGLALLAACGKTPDVGASAWDRIKASGTLRIGLEGTYPPFNFQDKNGQLAGFEVDFAKALAAQLGLKPDFRPAPFAGLLGALESGRVDVVINQITITPDRQAKYDFSEPYTVSGIQIIKLRDKPGLEKPKDLSGKKVGVGLGTNYEQWARANVPKADIRTYDDDPTKYQDLKAGRTDAVLNDRLVAADFVKTSPEFVASGPPFAAQGAGVAMKKDPALKVIIDQAIEALRANGKLTAISQQWFGMDVTH from the coding sequence ATGCGATTCCCTGCCCGCCGCGCCGTCCTGTCCGGCCTTGGCCTCGCCCTGCTCGCCGCGTGCGGCAAGACGCCGGACGTCGGCGCCAGCGCCTGGGACAGGATCAAGGCGTCGGGAACCCTGCGCATTGGCCTGGAGGGCACCTATCCGCCCTTCAATTTCCAGGACAAGAACGGCCAGCTGGCCGGTTTCGAGGTCGACTTCGCCAAGGCTTTGGCCGCGCAGTTGGGCCTGAAGCCGGATTTCCGCCCTGCCCCGTTCGCCGGCCTTCTGGGCGCGCTGGAGTCGGGCCGGGTCGACGTGGTCATCAACCAGATAACCATCACGCCCGATCGCCAGGCCAAGTACGACTTTTCAGAGCCCTACACCGTCTCGGGCATCCAGATCATCAAGCTCAGGGACAAGCCGGGCCTGGAAAAGCCCAAGGACCTGTCCGGCAAGAAGGTCGGCGTGGGCCTTGGCACCAACTACGAACAATGGGCGCGCGCCAATGTGCCCAAGGCCGACATCCGCACCTATGACGACGATCCCACCAAGTACCAGGACCTCAAGGCCGGCCGCACCGACGCGGTGCTGAACGACCGTCTGGTGGCCGCCGACTTCGTCAAGACCTCGCCGGAATTCGTCGCCTCGGGCCCGCCCTTCGCCGCCCAAGGCGCTGGCGTGGCGATGAAGAAGGATCCGGCGCTGAAGGTGATCATCGACCAGGCCATCGAGGCCCTGCGCGCCAACGGCAAGCTGACGGCGATCTCGCAACAGTGGTTCGGCATGGACGTGACGCACTAG
- the tcyL gene encoding cystine ABC transporter permease: protein METGLDLLRQSAPLLLKGAGYTVLLSVIGMGVGVVLGFGLALMRLSRSPLLRWPAAVYVSAFRGTPLLVQLFLIYYGLPQFGIEMPALAAAGIGFSLNVAAYSCEILRSAIDAVDKGQWEAASVLGMSRGQTLRRVILPQAARTAVAPLSNSFIGLVKDTSLAATIQVPELFRQAQLITARTYEIFTMYLAAAAIYWILSAVLAAVQGQLERRASEGRG from the coding sequence ATGGAAACCGGTCTGGACCTGCTGCGCCAGTCCGCGCCCCTGCTGCTGAAGGGCGCCGGCTACACCGTGCTGCTCAGCGTCATCGGCATGGGCGTCGGCGTCGTGCTGGGCTTCGGCCTGGCCCTGATGCGCCTGTCACGCTCGCCGCTGCTGCGCTGGCCGGCGGCGGTGTATGTTTCGGCCTTCCGGGGCACGCCGCTGCTGGTGCAGCTGTTCCTTATCTATTACGGCCTGCCGCAGTTCGGGATCGAGATGCCCGCGCTGGCGGCGGCGGGCATCGGCTTCTCGCTGAACGTCGCGGCCTATTCGTGCGAGATCCTGCGCAGCGCCATCGACGCTGTCGACAAGGGCCAGTGGGAAGCCGCCAGCGTGCTGGGCATGAGCCGTGGCCAGACCCTGCGCCGGGTGATCCTGCCCCAGGCCGCCCGCACCGCCGTGGCGCCGCTGTCGAACAGCTTTATCGGTCTGGTCAAGGACACCTCCCTGGCCGCCACCATCCAGGTGCCGGAGCTGTTCCGCCAGGCCCAGTTGATCACCGCCCGCACCTACGAGATCTTCACCATGTACCTGGCCGCGGCGGCCATCTACTGGATCCTCTCCGCCGTGCTCGCGGCCGTTCAGGGCCAGTTGGAACGCCGCGCTTCGGAGGGCCGCGGATGA
- a CDS encoding phosphotransferase family protein: MDVAASLDRLASRLSPTATRAANARRLSGGASLETWAFDLDDGTPLILRRRPDGAAIRETALALASEAALIRAADQAGAPAPSVVHVCTPDDGLGEAYVMRRLEGETLGRRIVRDEAFAAVRPDLARRCGEVLARIHAAPTEDLPDLATSDAGGELARYEEIYRQLGVQRPILEAAFRWLETIAPPPPERPVLVHGDFRNGNLMIHPTDGLVGVLDWELAHLGDPAEDLGWICINSWRFGEWRKPVGGFGDYADLLAGYGGRVSLERVKFWQALGSLKWGVMCLMMYSSFASGQDRSIERAMIGRRTSETEIDLVALMEPA, translated from the coding sequence ATGGACGTCGCCGCCTCTCTCGATCGCCTCGCCTCGCGCCTGTCGCCGACCGCGACCAGGGCCGCCAACGCCCGCCGCCTGTCGGGCGGCGCCAGCCTGGAAACCTGGGCTTTCGATCTCGACGACGGCACGCCGCTGATCCTGCGCCGTCGCCCGGACGGCGCGGCCATACGCGAGACCGCCCTGGCCCTTGCCTCCGAAGCCGCTTTGATCCGCGCCGCCGATCAGGCCGGCGCGCCGGCGCCCAGCGTGGTTCATGTCTGCACGCCCGACGACGGCCTCGGCGAGGCCTATGTCATGCGCCGCCTGGAGGGCGAGACCCTCGGGCGCCGGATCGTCCGCGACGAGGCCTTCGCCGCTGTGCGCCCCGACCTTGCCCGCCGCTGCGGCGAGGTGCTGGCGCGGATTCACGCCGCGCCGACCGAGGACCTGCCGGACCTGGCCACTTCCGACGCAGGAGGCGAACTCGCGCGCTACGAGGAGATCTACCGCCAACTGGGCGTTCAACGACCAATCCTGGAGGCCGCCTTCCGCTGGCTGGAGACGATTGCCCCGCCGCCGCCCGAACGGCCGGTGCTGGTCCACGGCGATTTCCGGAATGGCAATCTGATGATCCATCCGACGGACGGCCTGGTCGGGGTGCTCGACTGGGAGCTGGCCCATCTGGGCGACCCGGCCGAGGACCTGGGCTGGATCTGCATCAATTCCTGGCGCTTCGGCGAATGGCGGAAGCCCGTGGGCGGCTTTGGCGACTATGCCGACCTGTTGGCCGGCTACGGCGGCAGGGTCTCGCTGGAGCGCGTGAAGTTCTGGCAGGCGCTCGGCTCACTGAAGTGGGGCGTCATGTGCCTGATGATGTATTCCAGCTTCGCCAGCGGCCAGGATCGCTCGATCGAGCGCGCCATGATCGGCCGGCGGACCAGCGAGACCGAGATCGACCTTGTGGCGCTGATGGAGCCGGCATGA
- the recG gene encoding ATP-dependent DNA helicase RecG, whose translation MRPEILFPLFSSVSTLKGVGPRVAPLVEKLAGPIVRDVLFTAPTGLIRRSVTTVDQAVEGQVQTFIVTIDQHQTPGRLGQPWKIRAWDGTGFLTLVWFKGHGPHLERQHPKGAQRAVSGKVERPDGYASELQIAHPDYIVEAERAGEIPEIEPVYPATHGLPSRTFRKFALEALNRAPELPEWQDPAWREREKLPGWREALAAMHAPASEADLSPLARPRRRLAYDELLAHQLALAQRKASRRATPGPRIPSGPLSEAAEKALPFRLTGAQIRSLSEIRGDLASGERMSRLLQGDVGSGKTVVAMLAMADAAGAGFQSALMAPTEILARQHFETIAAPLQALGLSVILLTGRDKGASRSAKLLGLADGTHHVAVGTHALFQDDVVFDRLALTIIDEQHRFGVNERRRLQDKGPSSEDWGVHLLAMSATPIPRTLELTVFGDLDVSRIDEKPPGRTPVATRAAPTPRVPEIVERLRGAIASGAQAFWVCPLVSESDKVELRAAEDRAADLARHLPGVGLVHGQMPAAEKDAVMQRFADGEVSVLVATTVVEVGVNVPNASIMVIEHADRFGLAQLHQLRGRVGRGARESSCVLLYDPPLSEVAQQRLDILRRSDDGFEIAEKDLALRGGGDPLGLKQSGFPAYRLADPVAHRDLITVAADDARLILARDPDLTSPRGQALRTMQELFDWKPASPLNEAG comes from the coding sequence ATGCGCCCGGAGATTCTCTTCCCCCTGTTCAGCTCGGTGTCCACGCTCAAGGGCGTGGGTCCGCGAGTCGCGCCGCTGGTCGAGAAACTGGCCGGCCCGATCGTGCGCGACGTGCTGTTCACCGCGCCAACCGGCCTGATTCGCCGGTCGGTGACCACGGTCGACCAGGCCGTCGAGGGCCAGGTCCAGACCTTCATCGTCACCATTGACCAGCACCAGACGCCAGGCCGCCTGGGCCAGCCCTGGAAGATCCGCGCCTGGGACGGGACAGGCTTCCTGACCTTGGTCTGGTTCAAGGGCCACGGCCCGCACCTGGAACGTCAGCACCCCAAGGGCGCGCAACGCGCGGTCAGCGGCAAGGTCGAGCGGCCAGACGGCTATGCCTCCGAACTCCAGATCGCCCATCCTGACTACATCGTCGAAGCCGAGCGCGCCGGCGAGATTCCCGAGATCGAGCCCGTCTATCCGGCGACGCACGGCCTGCCCTCGCGCACCTTCCGGAAGTTCGCCCTCGAGGCCCTGAACCGCGCACCGGAACTCCCCGAGTGGCAAGACCCCGCCTGGCGCGAGCGCGAAAAGCTTCCCGGCTGGCGCGAGGCCCTGGCGGCCATGCACGCGCCCGCCAGCGAGGCGGACCTGTCGCCGCTGGCCAGGCCGCGCCGGCGTCTGGCCTATGACGAACTGCTGGCCCACCAGCTGGCTCTGGCCCAGCGCAAGGCCTCGCGCCGCGCGACGCCCGGCCCGCGCATTCCGTCCGGTCCCCTCTCGGAAGCCGCAGAGAAAGCCCTGCCCTTCAGGCTGACCGGCGCCCAGATTCGTTCGCTTTCGGAGATTCGCGGCGACCTCGCCTCCGGTGAGCGGATGAGCCGGCTACTGCAGGGCGATGTCGGCTCAGGCAAGACCGTGGTGGCGATGCTGGCCATGGCCGACGCGGCCGGCGCCGGCTTCCAATCGGCCCTGATGGCCCCGACCGAGATCCTGGCCCGCCAGCACTTCGAGACCATCGCCGCGCCCCTGCAGGCGCTGGGCCTGTCGGTGATCCTGCTGACCGGCCGCGACAAGGGCGCCAGCCGTTCGGCCAAGCTGCTGGGCCTGGCGGACGGGACCCACCACGTCGCCGTCGGCACCCACGCCCTGTTCCAGGACGACGTGGTCTTCGACCGCCTGGCCCTGACGATCATCGACGAACAGCACCGCTTCGGCGTCAATGAGCGTCGCCGCCTGCAGGACAAGGGCCCTTCTAGTGAAGATTGGGGCGTCCACCTGCTCGCCATGTCGGCCACGCCGATCCCGCGCACGCTGGAACTGACCGTCTTCGGCGATCTGGACGTCTCGCGCATCGACGAGAAGCCGCCGGGCCGCACGCCGGTCGCCACCCGCGCCGCGCCCACGCCCCGCGTGCCCGAGATCGTCGAGCGCCTGCGCGGCGCCATCGCCAGCGGCGCCCAGGCGTTCTGGGTCTGCCCACTGGTTTCCGAATCCGACAAGGTCGAGCTGCGCGCCGCCGAGGACCGCGCAGCGGACCTGGCCCGCCATCTGCCCGGCGTCGGCCTCGTCCACGGCCAGATGCCCGCCGCCGAGAAGGACGCGGTCATGCAGCGCTTCGCCGACGGCGAGGTCAGCGTGCTGGTCGCCACCACGGTGGTCGAGGTGGGGGTCAATGTCCCAAACGCCAGCATCATGGTCATCGAGCACGCCGACCGCTTCGGCCTGGCCCAGCTTCACCAGCTGCGCGGCCGCGTCGGCCGGGGCGCGCGGGAGAGTTCGTGCGTGCTGCTGTACGATCCGCCATTGTCGGAAGTGGCCCAGCAGCGTCTGGACATCCTGCGTCGCAGCGACGACGGCTTCGAGATCGCCGAAAAGGACCTGGCGCTGCGCGGCGGCGGCGACCCACTGGGCCTCAAGCAGAGCGGCTTCCCGGCCTATCGCCTGGCCGATCCCGTCGCGCACCGCGACCTGATCACCGTCGCCGCCGACGACGCCCGTCTGATCCTGGCCCGCGATCCGGACCTCACCTCGCCACGCGGCCAGGCGCTCCGGACGATGCAGGAACTGTTCGACTGGAAACCGGCCTCGCCGTTGAACGAGGCGGGGTAG
- a CDS encoding acetyl-CoA acetyltransferase codes for MPQGIRDKVAILGMGCSKFGERWDAGPDDLMVEAYLEAMQDAGIDQTQLDAAWFSTHIDEIGSGKGGTPLSIALRLPNIAVTRVENFCASGSEAFRGAVYAVAAGAADIALAVGVEKLKDTGYGGLPVAHPGTLNPQVMPNGSAPGNFAQLASAYRAKHGVSKDDLKRAIAHVSVKSHANGAKNPKAHLRKPITAEQALNAPMIAEPLGLFDCCGVSDGAAAAIVTTPEIARALGKHDLVTVKALQLSVSNGYESQYNGWDGSHFHTARIAARKAYKEAGIERPRDQISMMEVHDCFSITELVTMEDLFISPEGQGWRDVLDGFYDADGEMPCQIDGGLKCFGHPIGASGLRMLYEMYLQLQGRAGERQLSNPVFGMTHNLGGAPASNVCSVAIIGQEGA; via the coding sequence ATGCCGCAGGGTATCCGGGACAAGGTCGCCATCCTCGGGATGGGCTGCAGCAAGTTCGGCGAGCGCTGGGACGCTGGCCCCGACGACCTCATGGTCGAGGCCTATCTGGAGGCCATGCAGGACGCTGGCATCGATCAGACCCAGCTGGACGCTGCGTGGTTCTCGACGCACATCGACGAGATCGGCTCGGGTAAGGGCGGCACGCCGCTGTCGATCGCCCTGCGCCTGCCCAACATCGCCGTCACCCGGGTCGAGAACTTCTGCGCCTCGGGCTCGGAGGCCTTCCGCGGCGCGGTCTATGCCGTGGCGGCCGGCGCGGCCGATATCGCGCTCGCCGTCGGCGTCGAGAAGCTGAAGGACACCGGCTATGGCGGCCTGCCGGTCGCCCATCCGGGCACGCTCAATCCGCAGGTGATGCCGAACGGCTCCGCGCCCGGCAACTTCGCGCAGCTGGCCAGCGCCTATCGCGCCAAGCACGGGGTCTCCAAGGACGACCTGAAGCGCGCCATCGCTCACGTCTCGGTCAAGAGCCACGCCAACGGCGCCAAGAACCCCAAGGCGCACCTGCGCAAGCCGATCACCGCCGAACAGGCCCTCAACGCCCCGATGATCGCCGAGCCGCTGGGCCTGTTCGACTGCTGCGGCGTGTCGGACGGCGCAGCGGCGGCGATCGTCACCACGCCCGAGATCGCCCGGGCGCTCGGCAAGCACGATCTGGTCACCGTGAAGGCCCTGCAGCTGTCGGTCTCGAACGGCTATGAGAGCCAGTACAACGGCTGGGACGGCAGCCACTTCCACACCGCCCGCATCGCCGCGCGTAAGGCCTACAAGGAGGCCGGTATCGAGCGGCCGCGCGACCAGATCTCGATGATGGAGGTGCACGACTGCTTTTCGATCACCGAGCTGGTGACGATGGAGGACCTGTTCATCTCGCCGGAGGGCCAGGGTTGGCGTGACGTGCTGGACGGTTTCTATGACGCCGACGGGGAGATGCCGTGCCAGATCGACGGCGGCCTCAAGTGCTTCGGCCATCCGATCGGCGCCTCGGGCCTGCGAATGCTCTACGAGATGTACCTGCAGCTGCAAGGCCGCGCGGGCGAGCGGCAGCTCTCCAATCCCGTCTTCGGAATGACCCACAATCTGGGCGGCGCGCCGGCCAGCAATGTCTGCTCGGTGGCGATCATCGGCCAGGAAGGCGCTTGA